The Candidatus Lernaella stagnicola genomic interval CGCACGAAGCCACACGTAAACATTGGGACGATTGGTCACATCGATCACGGCAAGACAACGCTGACGGCGGCGATTACCAAGACGCTGGCGGCGAAGGGTTTGGCGGACTATGTGTCCTTCGAAAACATCGATAAAGCCCCGGAAGAGCGGGAACGCGGGATCACGA includes:
- a CDS encoding GTP-binding protein, producing the protein MAKAKFKRTKPHVNIGTIGHIDHGKTTLTAAITKTLAAKGLADYVSFENIDKAPEERERGIT